Proteins co-encoded in one Theileria equi strain WA chromosome 3, complete sequence genomic window:
- a CDS encoding 40S ribosomal protein S20, putative (encoded by transcript BEWA_004180A) yields MDKDFKGQGEYDEENRIHKIRLTLVSRDLKSIEKACRDIINGAKEKNLRVTGPVRMPVKKLKITTRKSPCGEGTNTWDRFEMRIYKRLIDLHSSSAVVKKITSIPLDPGVEVEVSI; encoded by the exons ATGGACAAGGATTTCAAGGGCCAAGGCGAATACGATGAAGAGAATCGCATCCACAAAATTCGCTTGACACTCGTCTCCAGAGATTTAAAGTCTATTGAGAAAG CTTGCCGCGATATCATCAATGGCGCCAAGGAAAAGAACTTGCGTGTCACTGGCCCAGTCAGAATGCCAGTCAAGAAACTCAAGATTACCACCCGCAAATCCCCCTGTGGAGAAG GTACCAACACATGGGATCGTTTCGAGATGAGGATTTACAAGCGTTTGATCGATCTCCACTCTTCGTCCGCTGTCGTTAAGAAGATTACCTCCATTCCTCTTGACCCTGGAGTCGAGGTTGAGGTCTCCATTTAA
- a CDS encoding signal peptide-containing protein (encoded by transcript BEWA_004120A): MSTIVPLRFFIFMLFGKTIAAPSLGNNISINLDISGDVPEQVGCLPSAEYPGAVNYFMKRTYYFSHVIGSISDSGEIILEDPQVTSRRVFVLTREDGTKYVKVSNRYKNFRGSSNRKIEEFIRKPVYLYYSQIFRAPLELNVKTYDGDGFVKVDNGEAVKVFTIQDELKDELVIGAVNYGEYVIDHDIEGLMERTVKVVQGRVVYIIIVSKHVNGREFEVKYKFVDGKIPSLYRFSITINIPKLR, from the coding sequence ATGAGTACAATTGTCCCTTTGAgattttttatattcatgCTATTTGGCAAGACAATTGCAGCACCATCTTTAGGGAACAACATTTCAATAAATTTGGACATATCTGGAGATGTTCCAGAACAAGTTGGATGTTTGCCATCGGCGGAATACCCGGGTGCTGTCAACTATTTCATGAAGAGAACCTACTACTTTTCTCATGTAATTGGATCAATCTCGGATTCTGGAGAGATTATTTTAGAAGATCCTCAGGTTACCAGTAGGCGTGTCTTTGTGCTAACTAGAGAAGACGGTACTAAATATGTCAAAGTTAGTAATAGGTATAAAAATTTCAGAGGTAGCTCTAACAGGAAGATTGAAGAGTTTATAAGGAAACCTGTTTATTTATACTATAGCCAAATCTTTAGAGCCCCTTTAGAATTGAATGTTAAAACGTATGATGGCGATGGTTTCGTAAAGGTTGACAATGGAGAAGCTGTCAAAGTGTTTACTATACAGGATGAATTAAAGGATGAACTAGTAATTGGTGCAGTTAATTATGGAGAATATGTTATAGACCATGACATTGAGGGGCTAATGGAAAGAACTGTAAAAGTGGTACAAGGTAGAGTCGTATACATAATAATTGTCTCCAAACACGTAAATGGGAGGGAGTTTGAAGTAAAGTACAAGTTTGTAGACGGAAAAATACCTTCACTTTATCGTTTTTCAATCACAATAAACATACCAAAATTGCGCTGA
- a CDS encoding signal peptide-containing protein (encoded by transcript BEWA_004210A), with amino-acid sequence MKGLILAVLLLCSVIKCERKEIDFDLSDETTREETTLYVTQRGHTKINSYVTKPGVSICRVLDGHALVWERKSGEERCKILWTTNYEDSVIVHLFTFHRRKAVHLYFQKKTFGWVRIPASKYYAKIPTTGSLTVQGE; translated from the coding sequence ATGAAGGGGTTAATTTTAGCGGTGCTACTGCTTTGCAGTGTCATCAAGTGTGAGAGGAAGGAGATTGACTTTGACCTTTCGGACGAAACTACTAGGGAAGAAACGACCTTGTATGTCACTCAAAGGGGTCACACAAAAATCAACTCGTATGTAACCAAACCTGGGGTGTCAATATGCAGAGTCCTAGACGGACATGCACTAGTGTGGGAGCGTAAAAGTGGTGAAGAACGCTGCAAGATCTTGTGGACGACCAACTATGAGGATAGTGTAATTGTACACCTATTCACCTTTCATAGACGAAAGGCAGTTCACTTGTACTTTCAAAAAAAGACTTTTGGCTGGGTTAGAATACCTGCCTCCAAATACTATGCCAAAATTCCAACTACGGGCTCCTTGACGGTACAAGGGGAATGA
- a CDS encoding signal peptide-containing protein (encoded by transcript BEWA_004130A), producing MRVLAILWTVCLIRLCSAGFWCCCGGGTTDDNDPPQVTSTPPKPSTPITLDLAKPDESHINVEEQNIDGVLLKDYLPKDDLHISSVVDGDKELWKASGDEKCVFVESYSKGALELLYLETSESSGTKYKYFEKTDGKWNEIDEEPFNEKAKTFIGESGRDASLNIAHPSRLLCQSFNYTFAANAVQLIVPNKGVSVSKLVNNTETVWTAEPGETFDHAKVYLNKDKKPELVLLVTTLSGTPKETYLELKDGKWVSCNDKDAKMKNLKDTTEWKSDFELDLSASKDTDKCRIFEAELLGVTTRHFYPKPGHVPIKVQDGNKELWKSTTCATKFGSNSSDSCLSCLIYEKGDIKILEMITVERLTKRYNYFERVSGEAWKTITEEDFDKKLKDMRNGTANPAPKKPDTSTLAPTKPSGN from the coding sequence ATGAGGGTTCTAGCAATACTGTGGACGGTATGTCTGATAAGACTATGTAGCGCAGGCTTTTGGTGCTGTTGTGGAGGAGGTACTACAGATGACAATGATCCTCCTCAAGTTACTAGTACTCCACCTAAACCTTCTACTCCCATtactcttgatcttgcAAAGCCAGATGAGTCCCatataaatgtagaagaacaaaatattgatGGAGTATTACTAAAAGACTATCTTCCAAAGGATGACCTCCATATATCCTCAGTTGTAGATGGCGATAAGGAGCTATGGAaagcttctggagatgaaaagtgcgtatttgtagaatcttaTTCTAAGGGTGCTCTAGAACTTCTTTACCTGGAGACCTCAGAGAGTAGTGGCACTAAGTataagtactttgagaagactgatggtaaatggaatgagattGATGAAGAGCCATTTAATGAGAAGGCAAAGACATTcattggagaatctggaagAGATGCTTCTCTAAATATTGCTCATCCAAGTAGACTACTATGCCAGTCATTCAACTATACTTTCGCTGCTAATGCTGTTCAACTCATTGTTCCTAATAAAGGTGTTAGCGTCTCCAAGCTTGTGAACAACACTGAGACTGTTTGGACAGCTGAACCCGGAGAAACATTTGATCATGCTAAAGTCTACCTaaacaaggataagaagCCTGAACTGGTCCTTCTAGTAACTACTTTATCTGGTACTCCTAAGGAAACTTACCTTGAGCttaaagatggtaaatgggtatCTTGTAATGACAAAGATgccaagatgaagaatttaAAGGATACTACAGAATGGAAATCAGACTTTGAACTTGATCTCTCTGCTTCTAAGGATACTGATAAATGCAGGATCTTTGAAGCTGAATTACTGGGAGTTACCACTAGACACTTTTATCCTAAACCTGGCCATGTCCCTATCAAGGTTCAGGATGGAAATAAGGAACTATGGAAATCCACAACGTGTGCCACTAAATTTGGGTCTAATTCCTCAGATAGTTGTCTTTCTTGTCTTATCTATGAGAAAGGGGACATAAAAATACTAGAAATGATTACAGTGGAAAGATTAACAAAGAGGTATAACTACTTTGAGAGAGTAAGTGGTGAAGCATGGAAGACTATTACAGAAGAAGACTTTGATAAGAAGCTAAAGGATATGAGAAATGGTACCGCGAATCCAGCTCCTAAAAAGCCTGATACTTCCACATTAGCACCTACAAAACCATCTGGAAACTAG
- a CDS encoding hypothetical protein (encoded by transcript BEWA_004190A) translates to MNCCNNDEALREERAELQEQQQQQEVRTINTVADRSRAHEVSSSIDRQWVAVTTYQPVDTIVKTVEIPVVKTVERIVPKPVIQERVIHVPREVTQIVEKVVEVPDVKYVEKIVEVPQIQYRNKLVPKVEIVEKIVERPQIIEQWVEKKVEVPQIKEVVRYKEIDGTEEVIKYYPQGHGNIDWDKECEKAHINAPKSVGVINSTHLVVDDGPVNAQCC, encoded by the exons ATGAACTGCTGCAATAACGACGAAGCCCTTAGGGAGGAGCGGGCCGAGCTCCAGGAGCAACAGCAACAGCAGGAGGTCAGAACCATCAACACTGTGGCTGACCGCTCGAGAGCGCACGAGGTCTCGTCTTCCATCGATAGGCAATGG GTTGCAGTAACAACGTACCAGCCCGTTGACACGATCGTCAAGACGGTTGAGATTCCAGTGGTCAAGACAGTTGAGAGGATTGTCCCAAAGCCGGTGATCCAGGAGCGTGTCATACATGTACCCCGTGAGGTTACCCAGATTGTTGAAAAGGTGGTCGAGGTTCCAGACGTCAAGTACGTTGAAAAAATTGTGGAAGTCCCTCAAATCCAATATCGTAACAAACTTGTTCCCAAGGTTGAGATTGtagaaaagattgtggaGAGACCACAAATTATTGAGCAGTGGGTCGAAAAGAAGGTTGAGGTACCACAGATTAAGGAGGTTGTACGTTACAAGGAAATTGATGGAACTGAAGAGGTTATCAAGTACTATCCACAGGGACACGGAAACATTGATTGGGACAAGGAGTGTGAAAAGGCTCACATTAATGCACCAAAGTCTGTGGGTGTCATTAACTCCACGCATTTGGTTGTAGATGATGGACCAGTAAATGCCCAGTGCTGCTGA
- a CDS encoding signal peptide-containing protein (encoded by transcript BEWA_004150A), translating into MNVFSVLWTVCLVGVCRCGGDSDAKGALKGGEKRNPSESTDPENSLVSKVDTSLFDVESSFEDNVKVLKLKAKEGVTANKLRFDGQTFWTCQGPSDACLSAILYFGESGPIAATYSVKGRKVFEGYRKFADGTWTSVNKEGFNELLEELKKDLGDAKKSDEDKAKHLPEVNESKEKTTAKQKEYPEDISQEHGNEIGKENHDLSDDTHKENPTTPLQPTVAPPSGQTANSDQKTTESAKRGQGVKVKPVESPVPTPKEEVSPQDNGTSKPVTDESQVTATPITLDLTKPDETKLDVHTETESGVSFKGYSSKDAFHISSVVEGRTSVWRASGDEKCVLAKLSSKGDSSLLLISLESGYVYFEKNGSNWKEIKQDEFNGKLATLMGETLDLSNPDTSKILVHTETKSEVTVKYHYPKDTSKDDFHISSVMDGEVEVWTCGTGETSGLVNSYTKGSSLLLIGVDKGDDLEHKYFGKVDGKWREVTLKEFLKEFYEMKGLPKASK; encoded by the coding sequence atgaatgtCTTCTCAGTACTATGGACGGTATGTTTGGTAGGAGTCTGCCGCTGTGGAGGTGATAGTGACGCCAAAGGAGCATTAAAGGGAGGAGAGAAACGGAATCCTTCGGAATCTACAGACCCTGAAAACTCCTTGGTTTCCAAAGTAGACACTTCCTTATTTGATGTAGAGAGCTCTTTTGAGGACAATGTGAAGGTTCTTAAGCTCAAGGCTAAGGAAGGTGTTACTGCCAACAAGCTCAGATTTGATGGTCAGACATTTTGGACATGTCAGGGTCCCAGTGATGCATGTTTGTCAGCCATCTTATACTTTGGAGAAAGCGGACCCATAGCTGCTACATACAGCGTTAAGGGAAGAAAGGTATTCGAAGGCTACCGTAAATTTGCGGATGGAACATGGACTTCAGTAAATAAGGAAGGTTTTAATGAGTTACTTGAAGAACTCAAAAAAGACTTAGGAGATGCTAAAAAGTCTGATGAGGATAAGGCAAAACATCTCCCTGAAGTAAATGAATCTAAGGAGAAAACAACTGCTAAACAAAAAGAATATCCTGAAGATATATCTCAAGAACATGGAAATGAAATAGGAAAAGAGAATCATGACTTATCTGATGATACACATAAAGAGAATCCCACTACTCCACTTCAACCAACAGTAGCACCTCCTAGTGGACAAACCGCTAACTCTGATCAAAAGACTACTGAATCTGCCAAAAGGGGACAAGGAGTTAAGGTTAAACCCGTAGAGTCTCCCGTTCCTACACCTAAGGAGGAAGTCTCTCCACAAGATAATGGAACCAGTAAACCTGTTACTGATGAATCTCAAGTTACTGCTACTCCCATTACTTTAGACCTTACCAAACCTGATGAGACAAAGTTAGATGTGCATACAGAAACAGAATCCGGAGTATCCTTCAAGGGGTATAGTTCAAAAGATGCCTTCCATATATCCTCCGTTGTAGAAGGTCGGACCTCTGTATGGAGagcttctggagatgaaaagtgtGTATTAGCAAAATTATCGTCCAAGGGAGATTCATCTCTACTTTTAATATCTCTTGAAAGTGGTTATGtgtactttgaaaagaatggcAGTAACTGGAAGGAGATAAAGCAGGATGAATTTAATGGTAAGCTTGCGACACTTATGGGAGAAACTTTAGACCTTTCTAACCCGGATACCTCCAAGATACTTGTGCATACAGAAACAAAATCAGAGGTAACTGTTAAGTAccattatccaaaggatactTCCAAGGATGACTTCCATATATCCTCAGTTATGGATGGTGAAGTTGAAGTCTGGACATGTGGAACTGGAGAAACTTCTGGGCTTGTAAACTCTTACACAAAAGGTTCTTCGCTCCTTCTCATAGGTGTAGATAAAGGTGATGACTTGGAGCATAAGTATTTCGGGAaagttgatggaaaatggaggGAGGTTACACTGaaagaatttttaaaggagTTTTATGAAATGAAGGGACTTCCTAAAGCTTCCAAATAG
- a CDS encoding hypothetical protein (encoded by transcript BEWA_004160A) translates to MTITLVIDIHNKCTRVKCKCKGGAGSKISVKAGTVSDTDFRYCKHHSRIFVIQNLNYDGKDLTTTDEGGPELTRQHTGIKDIHTYYSAKYDEGKDYIDKPLLLRIKDDKGEHWYYNSDADNKDEDDGERKGKPNTRWKKIDGGERDFYDKYDNPTPTFRERFNDLTCKLFNLHSVNIYEDRSYSCPCGSINVNVVENEGSGIPGHTKYKHEYGTGVNFARYKDTALKFKYEGNYGEFSLDKDTPHLTVYYSEEDKERERPLLMDVYAFGNTPISLFNIGKTDNSEWSVIFGEDSLPTLSGHELEKKLKELTCKFFKSADINDYCKKEWCRNDLGLQCRNGNEEEEPEQPERKEPLRSESPDVGLDQTGAGEKDESSDKEEDSLTQGAPGLPGGPSGSEGLFSKELWDTVGAAAGTVLTASGSVVGKSIVAGALGTVGLGAALELAKTVLNTSVNAAAPKAPQVDSTNSGTTNASDASQPQNQGTSSLSTIEGPTTGQQLHNVENPTEEHSEVKPEVVIVPKNKVENESEHATERENEGRSPQPKDDKNSENSVPGPKKPQEPETKDDGVEVAGETPGQDGSRPVSGKSGGPDKLSGLGEESLNNIYTGFPSSRSTTYGGYVVYENYDREKYGGISPVIVDIPITTTTPLIFTSQTQSLLTAEPTAFTPLTLYVNPPLHNSTAPKDSQQGGPQGTLPEDQNQDGPSKPEQAADNSQGVDTLPGGGQDIGGQVRIGNTNLQPSDKDVKIQNIYGENGLATFNDNGTIFAVLGAPAGYGDGDPNESGGTNSEGPVVPTPKAAEPSQPAGRTVGDPQPTTPTEGPTPQQPKEQYQALSTDSDPHGSGICGTPVTASQELQAPSSATGPTAGGELPPGSASTDGDSGSDQGTTQETPPPDSTSLTQQLGSSDLNHNTEAQAYHGASDSISGTSGPASSSVSSKNPTDIKTISIITSSVLAASGSLTGFGWWMFKRSKGDPWVRQI, encoded by the coding sequence ATGACTATTACACTGGTGATAGATATACATAACAAATGTACCCGAGTAAAATGTAAGTGTAAAGGAGGTGCAGGGAGTAAAATCTCTGTAAAAGCGGGAACTGTATCAGATACAGACTTCAGATATTGTAAACACCACTCCAGAATCTTTGTTATTCAAAATCTAAATtatgatggaaaggacCTCACTACTACAGATGAGGGTGGACCTGAACTTACCAGACAACACACTGGGATAAAAGATATACACACATACTACAGTGCTAAATATGACGAGGGTAAAGACtatatagacaaacctcttCTACTTAGAATAAAGGACGATAAGGGGGAACATTGGTATTATAATTCAGATGCCGataataaagatgaagatgatggagaaCGCAAAGGAAAACCAAACACtagatggaagaagatagatGGTGGAGAGAGAGACTTTTACGATAAATATGATAATCCAACTCCAACATTTAGAGAGAGGTTCAATGATCTCACTTGCAAACTCTTCAATCTTCATTCTGTCAACATTTATGAGGACAGGAGCTATTCTTGTCCATGTGGAAGTATCAATGTGAATGTTGTTGAAAATGAAGGTAGTGGTATTCCTGGACATACcaaatacaaacatgaatACGGTACAGGTGTAAATTTTGCTAGGTACAAAGATACAGCTCTCAAGTTTAAATATGAAGGCAACTATGGAGAATTTTCACTTGACAAAGACACTCCTCACCTCACAGTATATTACAGTGAAGAAGACAAGGAGCGTGAGAGACCCCTACTCATGGACGTTTATGCCTTTGGTAATACACCAATTTCTCTTTTTAATATTGGAAAAACTGACAACAGTGAGTGGAGTGTGATCTTTGGTGAAGATAGTTTGCCAACCCTTTCTGGTCATGAACTTGAGAAAAAACTTAAAGAGCTCACCTgtaaatttttcaaatcaGCAGACATAAATGACTACTGTAAAAAGGAATGGTGTAGGAATGATCTAGGACTTCAATGCCgaaatggaaatgaagaggaggaaCCAGAACAACCAGAACGAAAAGAACCATTACGTTCTGAAAGTCCTGATGTAGGACTAGACCAAACTGGAGCTGGCGAAAAAGATGAATCTAgtgataaggaagaagattcACTTACACAAGGTGCTCCTGGTCTCCCTGGTGGTCCAAGCGGATCTGAAGGGCTATTTAGTAAAGAGTTATGGGATACAGTTGGAGCAGCAGCTGGAACTGTTCTTACAGCTTCTGGTTCTGTAGTAGGTAAATCCATTGTAGCTGGTGCACTTGGTACGGTTGGATTAGGTGCAGCTCTTGAACTGGCTAAAACTGTTCTTAATACTTCTGTTAATGCTGCCGCTCCTAAAGCTCCTCAAGTTGATTCTACTAATTCTGGAACTACTAATGCTTCTGATGCTTCTCAACCTCAAAATCAAGGTACTTCTAGTCTATCTACTATTGAAGGGCCTACTACAGGACAACAACTACATAATGTTGAAAACCCTACTGAAGAACATTCTGAAGTAAAGCCTGAAGTAGTAATAGTACCTAAAAACAAAGTCGAGAATGAGAGTGAACATGCTACTGAGCGAGAGAACGAAGGTAGAAGTCCTCAAcctaaagatgataaaaatagtGAAAATAGTGTTCCTGGACCTAAAAAACCTCAAGAACCTGAAACTAAGGATGATGGCGTAGAAGTTGCTGGAGAAACTCCTGGTCAAGACGGTAGTCGACCCGTTAGTGGTAAAAGTGGAGGACCAGATAAGTTATCTGGATTAGGAGAGGAATCTTTGAACAACATTTACACAGGATTTCCTAGTTCGCGTTCTACTACTTATGGTGGATATGTTGTCTATGAGAATTATGATAGAGAAAAATACGGAGGTATTTCTCCTGTTATTGTAGATATACCCATCACTACCACTACTCCTCTTATTTTTACTTCTCAAACCCAGTCTCTTCTTACCGCTGAACCTACTGCTTTTACTCCTCTTACTCTTTATGTTAATCCCCCTCTTCATAACTCTACTGCTCCTAAAGATTCTCAACAAGGTGGACCTCAAGGTACTCTACCTGAAGATCAAAATCAAGATGGTCCTAGTAAACCTGAACAAGCTGCTGATAATTCTCAAGGTGTAGATACTCTTCCTGGAGGCGGACAAGATATTGGTGGACAGGTCAGAATTGGTAATACTAATCTTCAGCCTAGTGATAAAGATGttaaaatccaaaacaTTTATGGTGAAAACGGACTAGCTACTTTCAATGACAATGGAACAATATTTGCTGTTCTAGGTGCTCCTGCTGGTTATGGAGACGGTGATCCAAACGAATCTGGAGGTACTAATTCTGAAGGACCTGTTGTTCCTACTCCTAAAGCTGCTGAACCTAGTCAACCTGCTGGTAGAACTGTTGGTGATCCTCAACCTACTACTCCTACTGAAGGACCTACTCCTCAACAACCTAAAGAACAGTATCAAGCACTATCCACAGACTCAGACCCTCATGGTTCTGGAATTTGTGGAACTCCTGTTACTGCTTCTCAAGAACTTCAAGCTCCTTCTAGTGCTACTGGACCTACAGCTGGTGGAGAGTTGCCTCCTGGATCTGCTAGTACAGATGGTGATAGTGGATCTGACCAAGGTACTACTCAAGAAACTCCTCCTCCTGACTCTACTTCTCTTACTCAACAACTTGGCTCATCTGATCTAAATCATAATACTGAAGCTCAAGCTTATCATGGAGCCTCAGACTCTATTTCTGGAACTTCTGGTCCTGCCTCTTCTTCAGTCTCTTCTAAGAATCCTACTGACATAAAGACCATCTCTATTATCACCTCATCCGTTCTTGCCGCTTCAggttctcttactggatttggctggtggatgtttaaacgttctaaaggagacccttgggtaCGACAAATATGA
- a CDS encoding N-acetyltransferase, putative (encoded by transcript BEWA_004170A) produces the protein MIYVRRCSIYDLVSLSDCNLVNVIENYQMKYYFYHLLSWPHLTNIATNNRGRVCGYSMSKLEEEKQKAGHVTAVGVLRSFRNLGIATKVISQTR, from the exons ATGATTTACGTAAGACGTTGTAGTATATACGACCTGGTCAGTCTGAGCGACTGCAATTTGGTCAACGTTATCGAAAACTACCAAATGAAGTACTACTTTTACCATCTCCTGTCGTGGCCGCACCTTACCAACATTGCGACCAATAATAGAGGAAGAGTTTGCGGGTATTCAATGTCCAAACT GGAGGAAGAGAAACAAAAGGCCGGTCACGTCACGGCGGTGGGAGTTTTGCGCTCGTTTAGGAACCTCGGGATTGCAACCAAAGTCATTTCACAGACTCGTTAG
- a CDS encoding signal peptide-containing protein (encoded by transcript BEWA_004140A), translating to MDFNMAFFLLLVPVFRLGVFARETIDIAKEMQGDECKVIVQKKGDISFTIYNRMPRVNVSKIVYNDQILWETTDNDILYHHFTVYRLYKKPVIAYLYFTDGRKSDYVQFKFENGQWIRVNDGEYQRLMEKMQNERTFDIKNPNVYNLVKMEEYSPFGITARIYMNNSKFRIGTIVDGEDVLWESKSWEERCEHIIVHGSPTYPKLVHMFIKLADNHKVLYFERREDKWVEVEKDQFFEKLQELDNACEEDERP from the coding sequence ATGGATTTTAACATGGctttttttcttcttcttgtgCCAGTTTTTCGGCTGGGTGTTTTTGCGAGAGAGACCATTGATATCGCAAAAGAAATGCAGGGAGATGAGTGTAAAGTCATCGTTCAGAAAAAAGGGGACATATCTTTTACAATATACAATCGCATGCCGCGAGTTAATGTCTCCAAGATTGTCTACAACGATCAGATTTTGTGGGAAACGACCGATAATGACATTCTGTACCATCACTTTACAGTTTACAGGCTCTACAAGAAACCGGTTATTGCATATCTGTACTTTACTGATGGCAGAAAATCCGACTATGTTCAGTTCAAATTTGAGAATGGACAATGGATCCGAGTCAACGATGGAGAGTATCAGAGgctgatggaaaagatgCAAAATGAACGAacatttgatataaaaaacCCAAATGTTTATAACCTTGTCAAGATGGAGGAGTATAGCCCATTTGGCATCACTGCAAGAATTTACATGAACAATTCGAAATTTAGAATTGGGACAATTGTCGACGGTGAGGATGTTTTATGGGAATCAAAATCATGGGAGGAACGCTGCGAACATATAATCGTGCATGGAAGTCCCACatatccaaaattggtGCACATGTTCATCAAACTTGCGGATAACCACAAGGTCCTCTATTTTGAGAGACGAGAGGATAAATGGGTCGAGGTGGAAAAAGACCAGTTTTTCGAAAAGCTACAAGAACTAGACAACGCCtgtgaagaagatgagCGACCGTAG
- a CDS encoding hypothetical protein (encoded by transcript BEWA_004200A) has protein sequence MLELDRLLSSIKDAYETSRRREDSEEYSADIPYTLDLSTSVNPEIITCYESWDCGTLHKAMFPKNPFLINKVVHKEQVVWEAPGNDKCFVTTIEPFSTSKFLSLQVDNGTGHCMRMLFEKHRHKKYSQITRDVYEKKMDKIMSQYTRDSDRSPQGHRRCQSEEEMPKNQAPRRSSLRTFFTRK, from the coding sequence ATGTTGGAACTGGATCGGTTGCTTTCATCGATAAAGGACGCGTATGAAACAAGCAGAAGGAGAGAGGATAGTGAAGAGTACTCTGCTGACATTCCCTACACGTTGGATCTGTCTACATCCGTAAACCCGGAAATAATAACTTGCTACGAGTCCTGGGACTGTGGGACTCTCCACAAGGCAATGTTCCCCAAAAACCCCTTTTTGATAAACAAGGTGGTGCACAAGGAACAAGTTGTCTGGGAAGCGCCCGGTAATGACAAGTGCTTTGTCACAACTATTGAGCCCTTTTCCACCTCGAAATTCCTGAGTTTACAAGTTGACAATGGCACAGGTCACTGCATGCGCATGTTATTTGAAAAGCACAGGCACAAGAAGTATTCACAAATCACCCGCGATGTATACGAAAAGAAAATGGACAAGATAATGAGCCAATACACAAGAGACTCTGACCGTTCTCCGCAGGGACACAGGAGATGTCAATCGGAAGAGGAAATGCCCAAGAATCAGGCTCCCAGACGATCTAGTCTTAGAACATTCTTTACAAGGAAATGA